DNA from Pelagibacterium nitratireducens:
GCTCGAAGAGAATGGCGTGGCGCTCGTCCATGGGTCGGCGTTTGGGCTGGCCGGCCACTTCCGGATTTCCTATGCGGCCTCGGACAGCCAGCTTGCCGATGCGATGGACCGGATCGAAGCGTTTTGCTCGGGCGTGCAGTGAAAAAAAAGAGGCTCCGTCCGAAGACGGAGCCTTGATCGAGGGCAAAGCCCTAATCTCTCAGTTTACGACCCTGCCGAGGGAGGAGGAGACGGCTCAGGTCGGTTGAGCGAAGGATGTGGGAGGAGGATACATCATTCGCTCGGTTGCCGGGAGCGAGGGGCCTAGGGAGGAGGAGAAGGCGCGTCGCTCATCGACAAGCCGAATATGGCCCGCGCCGGCCCGAGCAACAACAAGCAAAAGCGCATACCAGCTATGCATTAGGCACGTTCGTGCTGCTGGTGAAAATTTAGGCAGATGTGGATCCCCCAAAACGAGAGAAGCCCCACCGAGGAGGATCGGCAGGGCTTCTGATCAGTCGGCCGCATTCGAGGGAGGAGGATTCGAATTACGGCCTTAGGAGCGTTCAGGGAGGGAGGAGGAGGAACCCATCCCGCTCTTGTCGTCACGACACAGGGGGCTTTGGGAGGAGGAGGAAAAGCGCGCCGCGTCAGTGACGGTTCGTATATGCCATTCTAATCACGACTTGAAAAGTCGTCTAATGGCATGGCAGCCATGCATTTTGCGCAAGCCCTGCTGGGCGGTCTGCACAAAGGGTGGGCATGGAAGGCGTTTGGGCAAAAAAGAAGCCCCGCTCGAGGGGAGAGCGGGGCCAGGACGAGAAGCAAGCTTCTCGTTAGGAGGGAACATCAAACGCGCCCAAAGGGAGGAGGAAAGACGCGCAATGTCTGGCTGGTAGGTAGAGATTAGACGGCATCTCAACAACCCCATTCCGGTTATGTCAGCCATGCATTGGATGCATGGCAATGCCTATTTGGCGGGCAATGTGCCTGTTTTCCTTACATTATTTTGTATGCACCGGCGCGCGGCGGGTGCCAAAAAAATTCCCGACATCGACGTTTTTTGCCTGTTTGTGCGAAGCGCAGCGGGCTTTGCCGAGGTCCAGGCCGCTCGACAAGCGTCAATAATGCTTTTTCCGCGCGGAATCGGATCGATTTGCTCTGAATGCTTCGCGGCGATTCCGGTTGGAACCGCAGTCGCTAGCTCGATTTGAGCGCAATGCCGATTGCTGCGGCGCGAGCGGTTTCGCGCCGGCGCTTCTAGAGCCGTTCAGGATTTGATTGACTCAAATCCTTGGCTCCAAACCCTTGTTTTGGCGCGTGTTGCGAACCGCAAAACCGTTTCCATCCCCGATCGCGTCGAGGACATGCTTTTGCTGGACACGCTCTAATATTGCCAGTCGCGGGCCTTGTCGACGAGAAAGTCGCGGAACACCCCGACGCGCTTGGAGCTCTTGAGGGCCGGAGGATAGACGAAATAGGTCTCGAACTCGGGAAGGTCGATATCGTCCAGAACCCGCCTCAGGCTTGGCTCTTCCTCGGTGATGTAGTCGGGAAGCATCGCGATGCCGATTCCCTGACGGCAAGCCTGCATCATGCCGTAGATGGCGTTGACCTTCAGCGTGGTCCGCCGGGGCGAGTTGTCGGGGCGCCCGATTCGCTCGAGAAAGTTCACATCGCCCAGATAGGAGGGCGAGGGTTCGCCAAAGGTGATGATCTTGTGGCCATCAAGGTCTTCGATCGATCCCGGAGTACCGTTTTCGGCAAGATAGCTTTCGGAGGCGTAGATGTGGAAGTGGACGGTGAACAGCTTGCGCTGGATCATTTCGGACTGATTGGGCCGGTGCAGGCGTATGGCCACGTCGGCCTCGCGCATGGCCAGATCGAGTTCGGCGTCGTTGAGTTTGATTTCGAGCTGGATGGTTGGATAGAGCGTCACGAATTCGTGGATACGCTTGGTCAGCCAGGTCGAGCCGAACCCAACGGTGGTGGTGACCAGAAGGGGCCCGGTGGGTACGTCCTGGCTTTCGGTCATCTGGGCCTGAACCGACTGGAGCTCCCAGGCCATGCGATGGGCGGTGCGAAAAAGCTGTTCACCCACCTCGGTAAGGACGAGACCGCGGGCATGACGGATGAAGAGTTTGAGGCCGAGGTCTTCCTCCAGCGCCGAAATCTGGCGGGAAACGGCGGACTGGGACATTCCAAGCTTTTCGGCCGAATGGGTAAAGCTTCCCGATTCGGCGGCGACATGGAATATGCGCAGCTTGTCCCAGTCGAGCATCCCCCACGTCCCCTCTTTGTGGCGCCGTTCGCGGGGGATCCGCGAGCGGCGATCAGTCGTTGTGGTTCGCCGCCGTTATTCGGCGGCTTCGGCCATTTCATGGGCCGCGAGATAGCGTTCGGCTTCGAGCGCGGCCATGCAGCCCATGCCGGCGGCCGTTACGGCCTGGCGGTAGATATCGTCGGTCACATCGCCCGCCGCGAACACCCCGGGCACCGAGGTTGCGGTGCTGTCGGGCGCGGTGACGATGTAGCCGCCATGCTTCATCTCGAGCTTACCGTTGAAAATCTCGGTGGCAGGAGCGTGGCCGATGGCAACGAAAATGCCGTCGACCTCGATTTCGTGGGTCTCGTCGTTCGTAACGTCGCGCAGGACGGCGCCGCGCACCGAGGGGGGCATGTTGTCGCCCTTGACCTCGTCGAGCACCGTGTTCCAGCGCACCTCGATCTTGGGGTGCTTGAACAGGCGCTGCTGCATGATCTTTTCGGCGCTGAACTGGTCGCGGCGATGGGCGATGATGACCTTGGAGGCGAAATTGGTCAGAAACAGCGCTTCCTCGACAGCGGTATTGCCGCCGCCGATCACCAGGACCGTCTTGTCGCGGTAGAAAAATCCATCGCAGGTGGCGCAGGCCGAGACGCCGAAGCCCTTGAATTTTTCCTCGGTCGGAAGGCCGAGCCATTTGGCCTGGGCGCCGGTGGCGATCACCACGCTATCTGCGGTGTAGGTCTTGCCGCTGTCGCCGGTGAGGCGGAAGGGGCGGATGTTGAAATCGACGTCGACGATCAGATCGTTTTCGATTTTCGTGCCCATGTGTTCGGCCTGGGCGCGCATCTGTTCGACCAGCCATGGCCCCTGGATGGGATCGGCGAAGCCGGGATAATTTTCGACGTCGGTTGTAATGGTGAGCTGACCGCCCGGCTGGATGCCGGCGATCATGAGCGGTTCAAGCATGGCGCGGGCGGCGTAGATGGCGGCCGTATAGCCGGCCGGACCCGAGCCGATGATTATGGTCTTGGCGTGCATTGTATCGTGCCGATCAATTTGCGTTCGAAACAAATATGGCACGGTGCCCCGCGGTTACAAGCGCGCGTGCCACTTGGCAGGGGAAAACCCGGTATGCTGAGGCGAAATTGCATCAAGGGACGGGCGGACCTGCGATCAAGTCCGCCCGGCCCGATCAAATGAAGACAATCTTGAGGATTTCGTAGCCGCGCGCGCCGCCCGGAGCGGTCACTTCAATCGAATCGCCCACCGACTTGCCGATCAGGGCGCGGGCAATGGGCGAGGAAATCGAAATGCGGCCGGCCGAGGCATCGGCTTCGGCATCGCCCACGATCTGGTAGGTCTTTTCCTCGTCGGTGTCCTCGTCGACCATTGTCACGGTCGCGCCGAACTTGACGGTCGAGCCCGAAAGCTTGGAAACGTCCACCACTTCGGCCATGGCCAGCATGGATTCAATCTCCATGATGCGACCTTCATTGTGGCTCTGCTGTTCCTTGGCCGCGTGATATTCGGCGTTCTCGGAAAGGTCGCCATGGGCGCGCGCTTCGGAAATCGCGTCAATGATCGCGCGGCGTTCGACGCCGGCGCGGCGTTCGAGTTCGGCTTGGAGTGCGGCGTGTCCCGCCACTGTCATGGGGACCTTGTCCATTTCGGCCAATCCCTCCTATCAATTATTAAATACGTTGAAGCGCATATCGAGATCCTCGCTGACTTCACGCCAGCGGACTCGACCTACGCTTTCGGGAAACTTACCTGCGAGAGGTTGCCCGTACCGGCCATTGTGGTCAAGGCCAATCGGTGGGCATTCTCCCGCGCCTCCGCTGTGCACCGGCACATATGGGGCTTTGTGCGGCGGCTGCAAGTGTCCCTTGAAATTCCTGTTTCCCAAAGAAAAGAGCGCAAACCCGCGGTCTGCGCCCTGTTTCCGTTGCCCGGCCAATGAGCCGGGC
Protein-coding regions in this window:
- a CDS encoding LysR family transcriptional regulator; the protein is MLDWDKLRIFHVAAESGSFTHSAEKLGMSQSAVSRQISALEEDLGLKLFIRHARGLVLTEVGEQLFRTAHRMAWELQSVQAQMTESQDVPTGPLLVTTTVGFGSTWLTKRIHEFVTLYPTIQLEIKLNDAELDLAMREADVAIRLHRPNQSEMIQRKLFTVHFHIYASESYLAENGTPGSIEDLDGHKIITFGEPSPSYLGDVNFLERIGRPDNSPRRTTLKVNAIYGMMQACRQGIGIAMLPDYITEEEPSLRRVLDDIDLPEFETYFVYPPALKSSKRVGVFRDFLVDKARDWQY
- the trxB gene encoding thioredoxin-disulfide reductase — its product is MHAKTIIIGSGPAGYTAAIYAARAMLEPLMIAGIQPGGQLTITTDVENYPGFADPIQGPWLVEQMRAQAEHMGTKIENDLIVDVDFNIRPFRLTGDSGKTYTADSVVIATGAQAKWLGLPTEEKFKGFGVSACATCDGFFYRDKTVLVIGGGNTAVEEALFLTNFASKVIIAHRRDQFSAEKIMQQRLFKHPKIEVRWNTVLDEVKGDNMPPSVRGAVLRDVTNDETHEIEVDGIFVAIGHAPATEIFNGKLEMKHGGYIVTAPDSTATSVPGVFAAGDVTDDIYRQAVTAAGMGCMAALEAERYLAAHEMAEAAE
- the greA gene encoding transcription elongation factor GreA, translating into MDKVPMTVAGHAALQAELERRAGVERRAIIDAISEARAHGDLSENAEYHAAKEQQSHNEGRIMEIESMLAMAEVVDVSKLSGSTVKFGATVTMVDEDTDEEKTYQIVGDAEADASAGRISISSPIARALIGKSVGDSIEVTAPGGARGYEILKIVFI